One genomic window of Gracilinema caldarium DSM 7334 includes the following:
- a CDS encoding NAD+ synthase: MRIAIAQIDSIIGDFEGNTNKVISFTREAQKQGADVVFFPELVLCGYPPMDLLDQDSFTEGSIRALRQLQRELPEGITVGVGYVSRNRSGRGKLLSNNFGIIQNGQVIFEQEKTLLPTYDVFDEARYFESAEERNIFTFKGNRIGIAICEDMWRESTTATHYPVDPIRELLDKGASILVVPSASPYYAYKMEQRLALAEKISRRGTVPIVYINAVGANDSIIFDGRSFVMEPGVGAGETAPRLTAMAKGFEEDLLFWDTEGIHQSDTPLRSLHGTLGIGRPGLVTTAEELDTIEKALVLGIRGYMQKCGFKRAHVGLSGGIDSALVAYLAVQAIGPEQVRCFGLPSRFSSQGSKDDAQELARNLGCRYDMLPIEPAFEAYLNTLGPVFEGRPFDLAEENLQARIRGTLLMAYSNKFDSMLLTTGNKSELAMGYCTLYGDMAGALAPIGDLFKMEVFALCRRINQREIEAGRKPIIPEVILTKPPSAELRPNQTDQDSLPPYEELDEVLNLYLLDNLSKPEIVQLGWSEELVTRIIRTVAKAEYKRRQAPPVLKVSQRAFGMGRRMPIARSIYEG; encoded by the coding sequence ATGCGTATAGCCATTGCTCAAATCGATTCAATTATTGGTGATTTTGAGGGAAATACCAACAAGGTCATTTCCTTTACAAGAGAAGCTCAAAAACAGGGAGCTGATGTGGTTTTCTTTCCCGAACTGGTGCTCTGTGGATACCCACCTATGGACCTCCTGGACCAGGATTCTTTTACGGAAGGTTCTATCCGTGCATTACGACAGCTTCAGCGGGAATTACCTGAGGGTATAACGGTCGGTGTGGGCTACGTCAGTCGGAATCGGAGCGGTAGGGGAAAATTATTAAGCAATAACTTCGGCATTATCCAGAATGGGCAGGTCATCTTTGAGCAGGAAAAGACTCTGCTTCCTACCTACGATGTGTTTGACGAAGCCCGTTATTTTGAAAGCGCCGAGGAACGAAACATCTTTACCTTTAAAGGAAACCGAATCGGCATTGCAATCTGCGAAGATATGTGGCGGGAATCGACTACTGCAACTCATTACCCGGTGGATCCCATCAGGGAACTGCTCGATAAGGGGGCTTCCATACTGGTAGTGCCCTCTGCATCGCCCTACTATGCCTATAAAATGGAACAGCGGCTAGCCCTGGCTGAAAAGATTAGCCGTCGGGGCACTGTGCCGATTGTGTACATCAATGCGGTGGGGGCAAACGATTCCATTATTTTTGACGGCCGGTCCTTTGTGATGGAACCGGGGGTGGGAGCGGGGGAAACAGCGCCTCGGCTCACCGCCATGGCAAAAGGTTTTGAAGAGGACCTCCTGTTCTGGGATACAGAGGGTATACATCAATCTGATACACCTCTTCGTTCCTTACATGGAACACTTGGAATAGGAAGACCGGGGCTTGTGACTACAGCGGAAGAACTCGACACCATAGAAAAAGCCCTGGTGCTTGGTATCCGGGGGTACATGCAAAAATGCGGTTTTAAGCGGGCCCATGTAGGACTTTCGGGGGGCATCGATTCAGCCCTGGTGGCATACCTGGCGGTTCAGGCTATCGGTCCTGAGCAGGTCCGCTGCTTTGGGCTTCCATCCCGGTTTTCATCCCAGGGCTCGAAGGATGATGCTCAGGAGCTGGCCCGAAACCTGGGATGCCGTTATGATATGTTACCCATAGAACCAGCCTTCGAAGCCTACTTGAACACCTTGGGACCGGTGTTTGAAGGTCGCCCCTTTGACCTTGCGGAGGAAAACCTTCAGGCCCGCATTCGTGGGACTCTCCTCATGGCCTATTCTAACAAGTTCGATTCAATGCTACTTACCACCGGCAACAAAAGCGAACTGGCCATGGGCTACTGTACCCTGTATGGCGATATGGCGGGAGCCCTCGCTCCTATCGGGGACCTCTTTAAGATGGAAGTTTTCGCACTTTGCAGGCGTATTAACCAGCGGGAAATTGAGGCAGGGAGAAAGCCGATTATCCCCGAGGTGATACTAACCAAGCCCCCATCGGCGGAACTGCGGCCCAATCAGACTGATCAGGATAGCCTCCCGCCCTATGAAGAACTGGACGAGGTTTTAAATCTCTACCTTCTGGACAATCTGTCAAAACCAGAAATTGTTCAGCTGGGTTGGAGTGAAGAACTGGTAACTCGTATTATCCGTACCGTGGCTAAGGCAGAATATAAACGCCGCCAGGCTCCGCCGGTACTCAAGGTCTCCCAACGGGCCTTTGGCATGGGCCGGCGCATGCCCATTGCGCGAAGTATTTACGAAGGGTGA
- a CDS encoding CapA family protein yields the protein MEKRHGLKQCLLVALALIITLVLTPAAVLGQTNSTIPAGTVQSQPAALVLSTQLPQEPQNQNREARLTLAVVGDIMLSRTVDKVIQRESWQVPFSLVPESIKTADIAFANLECPASFRGKPYPGKPEEVTFRANPASLFGLNYAGFDVVSLANNHTNDYGPFALLDTIASLNQLGIASCGAGTSKHEARKPVILERNGIRLAFLAYAEPIWSVVEAEDGPPEKAGVAVLREADIIADIQQATKLADGVLVSLHWGEEFHQVPRESDRALARRLIDAGALAILGHHPHVLQGAEWYRQGIILYSMGNFIFDMKDDATYDTAVAIINIHKIIPGLVPYRKMLTTLKIERLVYEPIHIIRGTYGPGILTEQDKKRIQNLIVSRLQQLNTTSYIRTDGCVEVRCPVLSASRQARIGP from the coding sequence ATGGAAAAACGTCATGGCTTAAAACAATGTCTTCTGGTAGCTCTCGCCCTTATCATCACCTTAGTCCTGACACCTGCGGCGGTCTTAGGGCAAACTAACAGCACTATACCGGCAGGCACGGTTCAGTCGCAGCCGGCAGCTCTGGTGCTATCAACCCAATTACCCCAGGAGCCCCAAAACCAAAACAGAGAAGCCCGTCTTACCCTGGCAGTGGTGGGGGATATCATGCTTTCTCGCACAGTAGATAAGGTAATACAAAGAGAATCCTGGCAGGTTCCTTTTTCCTTAGTACCGGAATCTATAAAGACTGCGGACATAGCCTTTGCCAATCTTGAATGTCCTGCTTCGTTTCGAGGAAAACCCTACCCGGGAAAACCTGAGGAGGTGACCTTTCGGGCAAATCCGGCTTCACTCTTTGGACTTAACTATGCCGGCTTTGATGTAGTATCCTTGGCGAATAACCATACGAACGATTATGGGCCGTTTGCTTTGCTGGATACCATAGCAAGCTTGAACCAGCTCGGTATTGCTTCCTGCGGTGCAGGAACCTCGAAACATGAAGCCAGAAAGCCAGTTATTCTCGAACGAAATGGCATACGGCTTGCTTTTTTAGCTTATGCTGAACCTATCTGGAGCGTGGTTGAAGCAGAGGATGGCCCACCAGAGAAGGCCGGTGTGGCTGTCCTTCGGGAAGCAGACATTATTGCTGACATACAGCAGGCCACCAAGCTTGCCGATGGCGTTCTGGTCTCCCTCCATTGGGGTGAGGAATTTCACCAGGTTCCACGGGAATCGGACCGGGCTTTAGCAAGACGGCTCATTGATGCGGGAGCGTTGGCTATACTGGGACACCATCCCCATGTACTCCAGGGGGCTGAGTGGTATCGGCAGGGAATTATTCTCTATTCTATGGGTAATTTTATATTTGATATGAAGGACGATGCAACCTATGACACGGCGGTTGCCATCATTAATATACATAAAATTATTCCTGGGCTTGTACCGTATCGAAAGATGCTCACAACTCTTAAAATTGAACGTCTAGTTTACGAGCCTATTCATATTATCCGTGGTACCTATGGACCAGGGATCCTCACTGAACAGGATAAAAAACGGATTCAAAACCTCATCGTCTCTCGGTTACAACAGTTAAACACAACCAGTTATATCCGTACAGATGGCTGTGTGGAGGTACGCTGTCCAGTGTTATCTGCTTCAAGGCAGGCTAGAATCGGGCCTTAA
- a CDS encoding ATP-binding protein: MRLIFFLNVMSCFLYLFLGIFAYFFRRNDRTFRRTPLTLLFIFLSLLFALGTFANGFFISATSALEARLWFLSFSFIWYVAPPLFFIFCLLITGITFKLWFFIFLAPALFITIAQLLHPQAVLLKVVPVALGWHAVYNEGSLWHWVNVGNYTFLGLAAILILFIRGLCQKDELQRKKASIILYSFIPTFLGTYITGFLLRYAGFENLPPMLPIFLSFLVAGLAWAQFRYDLLSFTSREVSERILQTVYDVVMLCNPDGSIIDCNVSSFHEDLRGKSISILIPEANPPQVWLQNHAYTSETHTFEVSFYFSSTRISPASMIIRKLFAGQSLSGYIIIAHDLSAEKNLTMEVDRRLAVTASLRSIEANFVRAFHVSPAGMLIIETDTQVVLDINRSASAMLQIPPSELVGSKITQLGLSMDEQAFTVFHNALIANQTTTTQQVLIMRRNGTKLYCLVSASPFTYMEKKAALVILLDITEIEQLRSELERSQKLESIGILAGGIAHDFNNIMTAILGNISLVKLSLSETDEIYDAINRAEIACFRARDLSRQLLTFAKGGEPSPIPTDVPKLVREALRLSAAGSSVAASITIEDAIPYAYIDSGQIIQCFNNIILNAIQAMSKGGVLSIRIRKELVNDPNKLKIQDKYFPLLPSSGEYVVVEFKDSGPGIPASLLEKIFDPYVSTKQSGSGLGLAITYSILKRHGGAIAVQSEEGHGAIFTIYLPPAEEAEEQAPFSRIQFAKGKILVMDDEYAVRMVVERMLRRLGYEPTVTANGESALEQFKKAHHEQRPFCAVILDLTVVSGLGGIETAQRIRKIDPDVPLFVSSGYADAPVMSEYRSYGFTGVIPKPYGIEELSQRLASILRPDSSLP; the protein is encoded by the coding sequence ATGCGTCTCATATTTTTTTTAAATGTCATGTCCTGTTTTTTATACCTCTTTCTTGGCATTTTTGCTTATTTTTTCAGGCGAAATGATCGGACTTTCCGCCGAACACCGCTCACTTTATTATTTATTTTTCTTTCACTTCTTTTCGCCCTTGGGACCTTTGCGAATGGTTTTTTTATTAGCGCTACCTCAGCATTAGAAGCAAGGCTTTGGTTTTTATCTTTTTCATTTATCTGGTATGTTGCACCACCACTCTTTTTTATTTTTTGTCTACTTATTACGGGTATTACTTTTAAACTCTGGTTTTTTATATTCCTTGCTCCAGCACTCTTTATTACTATTGCACAATTATTACATCCCCAGGCTGTTTTACTCAAGGTTGTCCCTGTAGCTCTTGGTTGGCACGCTGTTTATAATGAAGGTTCTCTTTGGCATTGGGTTAATGTGGGCAATTATACTTTTTTGGGGCTCGCAGCTATCCTCATTCTTTTTATTAGAGGACTTTGTCAGAAGGATGAACTGCAGCGTAAGAAAGCTTCCATTATACTCTATTCTTTTATCCCAACTTTTTTAGGGACCTATATCACCGGGTTCCTTCTGAGATATGCCGGTTTCGAAAATCTGCCCCCCATGCTGCCGATCTTTTTAAGTTTCCTAGTGGCAGGCTTAGCCTGGGCTCAGTTCCGATATGATTTGCTTTCATTTACAAGCCGTGAAGTATCAGAGAGGATTCTGCAAACAGTTTATGATGTAGTAATGCTTTGTAATCCAGATGGCAGTATAATTGATTGTAATGTAAGCAGTTTTCATGAGGATTTACGAGGAAAAAGTATATCAATTTTAATTCCTGAAGCAAATCCACCGCAGGTATGGCTTCAAAACCATGCCTATACTTCAGAGACACATACCTTTGAAGTATCTTTTTATTTTTCATCAACCCGTATTAGCCCCGCATCAATGATTATACGAAAACTCTTTGCAGGACAAAGCCTTTCTGGCTATATTATTATTGCTCATGATCTCAGTGCTGAAAAAAATCTCACCATGGAAGTCGATCGGCGTTTAGCAGTAACCGCCTCACTTCGCTCAATAGAAGCTAATTTTGTTCGAGCCTTTCATGTGAGTCCGGCAGGAATGCTAATTATCGAAACAGATACCCAGGTAGTATTAGATATAAACCGATCTGCCAGTGCAATGCTTCAGATACCTCCATCAGAATTGGTGGGATCCAAAATCACCCAATTAGGTCTTTCTATGGATGAACAAGCTTTTACGGTTTTTCATAATGCTCTTATTGCAAATCAAACTACCACAACTCAGCAAGTACTTATTATGAGAAGAAATGGTACGAAATTATATTGTCTTGTATCGGCCTCACCCTTTACATACATGGAAAAGAAGGCTGCCCTTGTTATCTTACTCGACATCACTGAAATTGAACAGTTACGCTCAGAATTAGAACGGAGCCAGAAATTAGAATCCATTGGAATCCTTGCAGGGGGAATTGCTCACGATTTTAACAATATCATGACTGCAATATTAGGTAATATTAGTCTCGTAAAGCTCAGTCTTTCCGAGACTGATGAAATATATGATGCTATAAACCGAGCTGAAATAGCCTGTTTCCGCGCCCGAGATCTGTCTCGGCAGCTTTTAACCTTTGCTAAGGGTGGGGAACCAAGTCCAATACCTACGGATGTTCCCAAGCTGGTACGGGAAGCCTTGCGGTTATCTGCTGCGGGTAGTTCGGTTGCCGCTTCGATTACTATAGAAGATGCCATTCCCTATGCTTATATTGATAGTGGTCAGATTATTCAGTGTTTCAACAATATCATTCTAAATGCTATCCAGGCTATGTCAAAGGGCGGTGTCTTATCTATCCGTATTAGAAAAGAACTCGTAAATGATCCGAATAAACTTAAAATACAAGATAAATACTTTCCCCTTTTACCCTCATCTGGTGAATACGTCGTAGTAGAATTTAAAGACTCTGGGCCTGGTATTCCAGCCTCGCTGCTGGAAAAGATATTTGATCCCTATGTGTCGACAAAACAAAGTGGTTCAGGCCTTGGTTTAGCGATTACCTATTCTATACTCAAACGCCATGGCGGTGCTATCGCGGTTCAATCTGAGGAAGGTCATGGAGCTATCTTTACTATTTATCTGCCCCCGGCAGAAGAAGCCGAAGAACAGGCACCCTTTAGCAGGATACAATTTGCAAAAGGAAAAATACTCGTTATGGATGATGAATATGCGGTTCGTATGGTAGTAGAACGAATGTTGCGTCGCCTTGGTTATGAACCTACTGTTACAGCTAATGGCGAATCTGCCCTTGAACAATTTAAAAAAGCACACCATGAACAACGTCCCTTTTGCGCTGTAATTCTAGATTTAACCGTTGTGTCTGGTCTTGGTGGTATAGAGACTGCACAACGTATTCGTAAAATTGATCCAGATGTTCCACTATTTGTTTCCTCTGGTTATGCGGATGCGCCGGTTATGTCTGAATACCGGTCATACGGTTTTACTGGTGTTATTCCTAAACCTTATGGAATAGAAGAACTCAGTCAAAGATTGGCATCAATCTTAAGGCCCGATTCTAGCCTGCCTTGA
- a CDS encoding dicarboxylate/amino acid:cation symporter yields the protein MKVWIKLFIGSLLGFLLGFVVPQDNLTITEAINWLAKLAIQIGRYSLVPTLAFSLMIAIYELRQDKEMWPLILRSIGIILVSSVFIIGSGMLITLIFPPARIPILIEGQKESISLDIGQGILQLLPTNMLASLVSNGDYLLPIWIFAILLGAGFSYDRVYTKPVISLVDSLSRIFYYISIFFSEILGIFMIFIGAFWAVRFQGALKAQVFQDIIMLLAGYGFLLCFVILPLFLYFLGGKRTNPWKQLYGALGPAIAGLFSGDLNFTLPLLIRHAKENHGIQRRSNALSLVLFSTFARAGSAMVAAISLIVIIKSYSSLGISAGDLFTIMLFAGIISLLLPRYTGNGAYIALAVLCTWYGHGFEAGYLILKPIAFYLVSIGTMIDVIVAALGTYAVGVLSHFQQERETRHFI from the coding sequence ATGAAGGTCTGGATAAAATTATTCATCGGTTCCCTGCTGGGATTCTTGTTAGGGTTTGTAGTCCCTCAGGACAACCTCACCATTACAGAAGCCATTAACTGGCTTGCAAAACTAGCGATTCAAATTGGACGCTACTCCCTGGTACCAACTTTGGCCTTTTCTCTCATGATTGCTATCTATGAGCTCCGTCAAGATAAAGAGATGTGGCCACTCATACTGCGTTCTATAGGGATTATTCTAGTATCATCGGTATTTATTATCGGTTCTGGTATGTTGATAACCTTAATATTCCCACCTGCCCGTATTCCTATATTAATAGAGGGACAAAAAGAAAGCATCTCCCTTGATATAGGACAGGGGATCCTTCAGCTCTTACCCACTAATATGCTTGCAAGCCTAGTAAGTAATGGGGACTACCTGCTTCCTATCTGGATTTTTGCAATCTTACTAGGAGCCGGTTTTTCCTATGACCGGGTATACACCAAGCCTGTTATCAGTCTTGTCGATTCACTTTCTAGAATATTTTATTATATATCAATTTTCTTCTCAGAAATTCTAGGAATATTTATGATTTTTATTGGTGCATTCTGGGCTGTCCGATTTCAAGGAGCCCTCAAAGCTCAAGTATTCCAGGACATCATTATGCTTTTAGCAGGATATGGGTTTCTGCTTTGTTTTGTCATTCTTCCATTGTTTCTCTATTTTCTTGGTGGCAAGCGTACGAACCCCTGGAAACAGCTCTATGGTGCCTTAGGGCCTGCAATTGCTGGCCTTTTTTCAGGGGATCTAAACTTTACCCTGCCCTTGCTCATCCGGCATGCAAAGGAAAATCATGGTATCCAGCGGCGTTCGAATGCATTGAGTCTAGTTCTATTCAGTACCTTTGCCCGTGCAGGCAGTGCTATGGTGGCCGCTATATCACTTATTGTAATTATTAAATCCTACTCGAGCCTCGGAATCAGTGCAGGGGATCTCTTTACCATCATGTTGTTTGCAGGAATCATTTCGCTGCTCTTACCACGCTATACTGGTAATGGAGCATACATTGCACTGGCAGTCCTGTGCACCTGGTATGGGCACGGGTTTGAAGCAGGCTACCTCATTCTTAAACCAATAGCTTTCTACCTTGTATCCATAGGTACTATGATTGACGTCATAGTCGCAGCCCTTGGTACCTATGCGGTCGGTGTACTTAGTCATTTTCAGCAGGAACGGGAAACCCGGCATTTCATTTAG
- a CDS encoding helix-hairpin-helix domain-containing protein yields MEITAEFIDALQVNEVALMKRIAEEMSINLGQVSAVIGLFTEGCTVPFIARYRKEKTGSLDEVQVREIDHRFTSGKNLESRRIEIIRGIFEQGKLTEALYENITKAATLTELEDIYAPYKRKKKTRGMIAQEKGLEPLAQAMMELDAAALRKKAEAFVREDPEHPELSVASIDDALQGAMDIIAEQVAQDPDNRSDIKKFYLSDGRIIVKGIGDEEKKKTSTYQMYWDYTEQLSQIKPHRVLAINRGEREGELEVTIDVDENTATELLQRKYTIHNDYHKTAIEDGLKRLLSPAVIRELRGDQSDAADDHGISVFSQNLKNLLMQQPIKGTRVLGIDPGIRTGTKCAALDETGKYLGSFVIYQHHPEEAKRALLEGIKSYNVQLIAVGNGTGSHEVQELVAQTISENHLEVLYTVVDEDGASVYSASDIAREEFPDLDLTIRGAISIGRRLQDPLAELVKIDPKSIGVGLYQHDVNQKKLSETLDEVVQSVVNNVGVNLNTASVSLLKYVSGINGSLAKKLVKYREERGKITSRKELMDVPGMGPKSFEQCAGFLKIPESSDPLDNTWVHPENYEIAREIYDLLKTKGSLSADDTRALKEKYSVGDTTITDLVDELKKPNRDPREGYPKPVMQKGVVTFEDLHEGMMITGKVKNVVDFGAFVDVGIKETALLHISEMSDTFIQDPMEVLKVGDVREFRIIGLDLDRRRISLSLKNQSSNSQGTRSKTAAFPQPAAGSRSADTKTAGSHQSATAGGPQSGRRVVVVKKSGEERPTANRPETGHSGSGRPSASRNDRDDDGTMYNPFAEALRKMQEKSGKK; encoded by the coding sequence ATGGAAATTACTGCCGAATTTATTGATGCACTACAGGTAAATGAAGTTGCGCTCATGAAGCGCATTGCAGAAGAAATGTCGATTAACCTGGGCCAGGTTTCAGCGGTCATCGGACTTTTTACAGAGGGCTGTACGGTACCCTTTATCGCCCGGTACCGGAAAGAAAAAACCGGCAGCCTGGACGAAGTCCAGGTACGGGAAATTGATCACCGCTTTACCAGCGGGAAAAATTTGGAAAGCCGGCGGATTGAAATAATCCGGGGTATTTTTGAACAGGGAAAACTCACCGAAGCCCTCTATGAAAACATAACAAAAGCTGCCACGCTGACCGAATTGGAGGACATCTATGCCCCCTACAAACGGAAAAAGAAAACCCGGGGCATGATTGCCCAGGAAAAAGGCCTTGAACCTCTTGCCCAGGCTATGATGGAACTGGATGCAGCAGCCCTCCGAAAAAAAGCCGAGGCCTTTGTCCGTGAAGATCCAGAACATCCTGAACTTTCCGTAGCTTCCATTGACGATGCCCTCCAGGGAGCCATGGACATTATTGCTGAACAGGTTGCCCAGGATCCGGACAACCGCAGTGATATCAAGAAATTCTATCTCTCCGACGGGCGCATCATTGTAAAAGGCATCGGAGATGAGGAAAAGAAAAAAACCAGCACCTACCAGATGTACTGGGACTACACGGAACAGCTCTCACAGATTAAGCCCCACCGGGTTCTCGCAATTAACCGGGGCGAACGGGAAGGCGAACTGGAAGTTACCATCGATGTGGATGAAAACACCGCTACTGAGCTGTTACAGCGGAAATACACTATTCATAACGATTACCACAAAACAGCCATAGAAGACGGCCTGAAACGGCTCCTGTCACCGGCAGTCATTAGAGAACTCCGAGGCGATCAGAGCGATGCCGCCGACGATCACGGCATTTCCGTGTTCAGCCAGAACCTGAAAAACCTCCTCATGCAGCAGCCCATTAAGGGCACCAGGGTCCTGGGCATTGATCCGGGTATCCGCACGGGAACCAAGTGTGCAGCCCTGGATGAGACCGGTAAGTATCTGGGAAGTTTTGTCATTTATCAACATCACCCTGAAGAAGCCAAACGGGCCCTGCTCGAAGGCATCAAATCCTATAACGTCCAGCTCATTGCCGTCGGCAATGGTACAGGAAGCCACGAGGTTCAGGAGCTCGTCGCCCAGACCATCAGCGAAAATCATCTCGAAGTACTGTATACCGTAGTTGATGAAGACGGGGCTTCGGTCTATTCAGCCAGTGACATTGCCCGGGAAGAATTTCCCGACCTGGATCTCACTATCCGTGGAGCCATCTCAATTGGCCGGCGGCTCCAGGATCCCCTAGCAGAGCTGGTCAAGATTGATCCTAAATCTATTGGTGTTGGACTCTACCAGCACGACGTGAACCAGAAGAAACTCTCCGAGACCCTGGACGAAGTCGTTCAGTCGGTAGTGAACAATGTCGGGGTTAACCTCAATACCGCCAGTGTGTCTCTTCTTAAATATGTATCGGGTATTAATGGGTCCCTTGCTAAAAAACTCGTAAAATATCGGGAAGAACGGGGGAAGATCACAAGCCGAAAAGAGCTCATGGATGTCCCCGGTATGGGCCCCAAAAGTTTTGAACAGTGCGCAGGGTTCCTCAAAATCCCGGAAAGTTCCGATCCTCTGGATAATACCTGGGTGCACCCGGAAAACTATGAAATTGCCCGGGAAATCTATGACTTACTCAAAACAAAGGGCTCCCTTTCAGCGGATGATACCAGGGCTTTAAAAGAAAAATATTCCGTGGGGGATACCACCATTACCGATCTGGTTGATGAACTTAAAAAGCCCAATCGGGACCCCCGTGAGGGTTATCCGAAGCCGGTAATGCAGAAGGGGGTAGTTACCTTCGAGGACCTTCACGAAGGGATGATGATTACCGGTAAGGTGAAGAACGTAGTCGACTTTGGTGCCTTCGTAGATGTGGGGATTAAGGAAACTGCCCTGCTGCATATTTCTGAAATGAGCGATACCTTTATTCAGGACCCGATGGAAGTCCTTAAGGTGGGGGATGTCCGGGAATTCCGTATTATCGGATTAGATCTGGACCGCCGCAGGATCAGCCTGTCTTTAAAAAACCAGAGCAGTAACAGTCAGGGAACTCGGTCTAAGACAGCTGCATTTCCGCAACCCGCTGCAGGCTCAAGGTCCGCCGATACAAAAACTGCCGGCAGCCATCAATCTGCCACCGCTGGAGGGCCCCAAAGCGGTCGCCGGGTCGTGGTGGTGAAAAAATCAGGAGAAGAACGACCTACTGCCAACCGCCCGGAAACAGGTCACTCCGGTTCAGGCCGCCCCTCAGCAAGCCGCAATGACCGGGATGATGACGGCACCATGTACAATCCCTTTGCGGAAGCCCTGCGTAAGATGCAGGAAAAAAGCGGAAAGAAATAG
- the rsmG gene encoding 16S rRNA (guanine(527)-N(7))-methyltransferase RsmG, with the protein MDELLDRGLTALLEQNQKLNTILTGDQRIRFQEKLESYVRELELFNPAYGLVGAESHEELIIKHILDSLAPLGHILRALSPQPAQQHQLLQSQPAQQHQLLQPQPALDLAANLQPSPSIADAGTGAGLPGLPLAMALPDCRFTLIERMGRRIGFLQNTLAVLGLENVRLEQADIEKTRSGPFDLITFRAFRPLEPPILRALVRLLTPGGKLAAYKGRLDKIREEMAPIESLVTTWEAMPVQVPFLNEERHIVMIQP; encoded by the coding sequence ATGGATGAATTGCTGGACCGGGGCCTTACGGCTCTTCTGGAACAGAACCAAAAACTCAACACCATACTTACCGGAGACCAGCGCATCCGGTTCCAGGAAAAACTTGAATCCTATGTCCGGGAACTGGAACTGTTTAATCCCGCCTATGGGCTTGTAGGGGCCGAAAGCCATGAAGAGCTTATCATTAAACACATCCTCGATTCCCTGGCCCCCCTAGGCCACATTCTACGTGCCCTATCGCCCCAGCCTGCCCAGCAACACCAGCTCCTGCAGTCTCAGCCTGCCCAGCAACACCAGCTCCTGCAACCCCAGCCTGCCCTGGACCTGGCAGCCAATCTGCAGCCCAGCCCGTCTATTGCGGACGCCGGGACCGGAGCGGGCCTTCCAGGGCTTCCCCTCGCGATGGCCTTGCCCGACTGTCGGTTCACTCTTATTGAACGTATGGGCCGCCGTATCGGCTTTTTACAGAACACCCTGGCTGTCCTCGGATTAGAAAACGTCCGCCTGGAACAGGCGGACATTGAGAAGACCCGCTCCGGTCCCTTCGACCTCATTACCTTCCGGGCCTTCCGCCCCCTGGAACCACCAATACTAAGGGCTCTTGTAAGGCTCCTCACCCCGGGAGGCAAATTAGCGGCCTACAAGGGGCGGCTCGATAAAATCCGCGAAGAAATGGCTCCCATCGAATCCCTCGTTACAACCTGGGAAGCCATGCCTGTCCAGGTTCCTTTTCTGAACGAAGAACGGCATATAGTAATGATACAACCCTGA
- a CDS encoding GNAT family N-acetyltransferase: protein MKELAKYDTARYVIAMDIREYRVTDLPYLYEICLKTGDNGKDATELFYDPYVLGQFYAAPYTHFESDCVLILEGTSQGLQRPLGYILGTSNTRAYTDWFNQYWRPAALALYGGTEGAKSPTETAIRALFAKELTCPPWVATYPGHIHIDLLPEAQGGGWGRKLMDAISRRLAEKGCRGFHLGVSGANEGGIAFYRRYGMQELAQESWGIVFGKLL from the coding sequence ATGAAAGAGCTTGCAAAATACGATACAGCCCGGTATGTTATTGCAATGGACATACGTGAATATCGGGTAACAGATTTGCCCTATTTGTATGAAATCTGTCTTAAAACCGGCGATAACGGTAAGGATGCCACAGAACTATTTTACGACCCCTATGTATTGGGTCAGTTTTACGCTGCCCCTTACACTCATTTTGAATCCGATTGCGTTCTCATCCTGGAAGGGACTTCACAGGGGTTACAACGTCCTCTCGGCTACATTCTAGGAACGTCCAACACAAGGGCGTATACAGACTGGTTTAACCAGTACTGGCGGCCCGCCGCCCTGGCACTATACGGAGGGACCGAAGGCGCAAAAAGCCCCACCGAAACTGCTATTCGGGCCCTCTTTGCGAAGGAACTTACCTGCCCGCCATGGGTAGCAACATACCCCGGGCACATCCACATCGACCTTCTTCCCGAAGCCCAGGGCGGCGGTTGGGGCAGAAAGCTGATGGATGCCATATCTCGCCGACTGGCTGAAAAGGGCTGTAGGGGCTTTCACCTGGGCGTAAGCGGTGCCAACGAAGGGGGCATCGCCTTTTATCGCCGCTATGGGATGCAAGAACTTGCACAGGAAAGCTGGGGCATAGTGTTTGGAAAACTGCTCTAG